The following are encoded in a window of Candidatus Cloacimonadota bacterium genomic DNA:
- a CDS encoding 23S rRNA (pseudouridine(1915)-N(3))-methyltransferase RlmH: MKIKIICLGKSKQKFIEDGIKEYQKRISKYAKIELNILPDIALTKTNTIEIVKNKEAEILEKHLIKDDFIIVLDEKGKQFTSLEFSKYISKINKNIIFMVGGVYGISEKILKKTNLILSFSNFTFTHQMIRLILMEQLYRAFSISEGKKYHY, encoded by the coding sequence ATGAAAATAAAAATCATCTGTTTAGGAAAATCCAAACAAAAATTCATTGAGGATGGAATTAAGGAATATCAGAAAAGAATTTCAAAATATGCGAAAATAGAATTAAATATCTTACCGGATATTGCCCTGACAAAAACAAATACGATCGAAATCGTAAAAAATAAAGAAGCAGAAATTCTCGAAAAACATTTGATAAAAGATGATTTTATTATTGTTCTTGATGAAAAAGGGAAGCAATTCACTTCTCTCGAATTTTCCAAATATATTTCCAAAATCAATAAAAATATTATTTTTATGGTCGGGGGAGTTTACGGAATTTCAGAAAAAATACTGAAAAAAACGAACCTGATTTTGAGTTTTTCTAATTTTACTTTTACCCATCAAATGATCAGATTGATTTTGATGGAGCAATTATATCGAGCATTTTCGATCAGCGAAGGGAAGAAATATCATTATTAA
- a CDS encoding bifunctional enoyl-CoA hydratase/phosphate acetyltransferase gives MIKNFDELLDKVRNMKNKTVIIAAAHSPTAIEAAIMAKKENLANCILTGDKDTISKYLTEKAPEFSDSFEIIDTGIDLNYGAKKAVELVKEGKGHLILKGKCDTGTLLKSVLDKENGLRTGNTMSDVLAYETPEKVVLMGDGGFIPLPGLKEKISIVKNCVEVAHGLGNKNPKVALLTHTEAVNDKIPSTVEAAIITTMNKRGQIKDCVIDGPLAFDNAVSKKAAEMKGIKSEVAGDADVLVVPNIEAGNIFGKALTYYCHYRVCHVVMGAKVPILIASRADDAETKFLSMALGILSA, from the coding sequence ATGATAAAAAATTTTGATGAATTATTGGACAAAGTCAGGAATATGAAAAACAAGACCGTTATCATCGCTGCTGCACATTCACCAACTGCGATCGAAGCTGCGATCATGGCAAAAAAAGAGAATTTAGCTAATTGTATTTTAACAGGTGATAAAGACACGATATCGAAGTATTTAACAGAAAAAGCTCCTGAATTTTCGGATTCATTTGAGATAATCGATACTGGAATCGACCTGAATTATGGAGCAAAAAAAGCAGTTGAGCTGGTAAAAGAAGGAAAAGGTCATTTGATCTTAAAAGGAAAATGTGATACAGGAACTCTCCTTAAATCTGTTCTCGATAAAGAAAACGGGCTTCGAACCGGAAATACCATGAGCGATGTTCTGGCTTACGAAACTCCGGAAAAAGTTGTTTTAATGGGTGATGGAGGATTTATTCCTCTTCCGGGATTAAAGGAGAAAATTTCGATCGTGAAGAACTGTGTCGAAGTTGCTCACGGACTTGGGAACAAGAATCCCAAAGTAGCTTTATTAACTCATACTGAAGCTGTGAATGATAAAATTCCATCGACAGTGGAAGCAGCAATCATCACAACTATGAATAAACGCGGTCAGATCAAGGATTGTGTGATCGATGGTCCTCTTGCTTTTGATAATGCCGTCAGTAAAAAAGCAGCGGAAATGAAAGGGATAAAATCGGAAGTTGCAGGAGATGCTGATGTATTGGTGGTTCCCAATATTGAAGCAGGAAATATTTTCGGGAAAGCATTAACTTATTATTGTCATTATCGAGTTTGTCATGTGGTGATGGGAGCAAAAGTTCCAATTCTGATCGCTTCCCGGGCAGATGATGCGGAAACGAAATTTTTGTCGATGGCTTTGGGGATTTTGAGTGCATGA
- a CDS encoding M23 family metallopeptidase: MVFMKKWHLTLSATDSSNTKNIRISKNTILFLGISTFVFLMLLIGSIFYVIQNQYKIYEAHQILEENDQLKDKIYSLSSEIDSILVKLKLMEEWEDKVRSDKNFKEINKDIRNMGMGGIPQIDSTFINLGKEFNLNYNHTLNKLNQLKSKVDFDLKTHHELADKVELKKLLYLQTPSIYPTYGRISDTYGWRKHPITGKRSFHKGIDFGNVSGTPIYATADGIIKKSSREKYFGKYIVITHKFGYQTKYAHLQKSFVKSGQTVKRGEIIGLMGNSGRSTGNHLHYEVLRYNQNRNPYKYLNKSEDEIVLSKK, translated from the coding sequence ATGGTTTTTATGAAGAAGTGGCATTTAACTCTATCAGCGACAGATTCTTCAAATACAAAAAACATCAGAATATCTAAAAATACCATACTTTTTTTGGGCATATCTACTTTTGTTTTTTTAATGCTGCTAATCGGATCAATATTTTATGTTATTCAAAACCAGTATAAGATTTATGAAGCCCATCAGATACTGGAAGAAAATGATCAATTAAAAGATAAGATTTACAGTCTTTCCTCAGAGATAGATTCAATTCTTGTTAAATTGAAATTGATGGAGGAATGGGAAGATAAAGTCCGTTCGGATAAGAATTTCAAAGAAATTAACAAAGATATTAGAAATATGGGTATGGGAGGTATTCCGCAAATCGATTCTACTTTTATCAATCTTGGAAAAGAGTTTAACCTGAATTATAATCATACTTTGAACAAATTAAACCAATTAAAAAGCAAAGTGGATTTCGACCTGAAAACTCACCATGAACTTGCTGATAAAGTAGAACTAAAAAAGCTTTTGTATTTGCAAACTCCCTCGATTTATCCAACTTACGGTCGCATCTCGGATACTTATGGTTGGAGAAAACATCCAATCACAGGGAAAAGATCTTTTCATAAAGGAATCGATTTTGGGAATGTCAGCGGAACTCCAATCTATGCAACGGCAGATGGGATAATAAAAAAATCGAGTCGGGAAAAATACTTCGGGAAATATATTGTTATTACACACAAATTTGGATATCAGACAAAATATGCTCATCTCCAGAAATCTTTCGTTAAAAGCGGTCAAACCGTTAAAAGAGGTGAGATCATCGGATTGATGGGAAATTCCGGTCGCTCAACAGGAAATCATCTTCACTATGAAGTTCTGAGATATAACCAGAATCGAAATCCCTACAAATATTTGAATAAATCCGAAGACGAAATAGTATTATCCAAAAAATAA